cgtctcacacaagtttttgtcatacgcAATATACAAATTTTGGGACCAAACATCTAGCAAGCCAAATCTATGACCTTTAGCATAGGGATGAATAAATTTGAGCTATTGAAAGAATAAATTTTGTAATTCTTCATGATGCTCAAATGTAGATAAAGATTGTAaggaagtataatatcataaataCACTGAAAAATAGCAAATTAAACACAAAAAGAAACGTAGCGAGAGTTTGTCTCTTCAAACAAGTGAATTCAAAACTCTACACCCGCATGAAGCAGCAGAATCTGTTACCGGCCAAACCACCCCCGAGGAGCTTGGCCTTCAGTGTCATTCATCACTTGTCCATTACCACGTTTAAATCTACTGATACTGATTGTCCATACTCTGTCAGTTTCCGGACTGTGGCCCTCATTTGGTCTATTGGAAATCCCATGTGGGTCACTTTCCAACCACATCATCAATAAGAACCTTGTTCCCAGAGCTGCCAGACCCCGACCCACCACCAACATTAAGGCTGTAGGAATTGCTTGAGGTAATATTCGAGCAGTAGGTAGCTGCGGATAACCACTTCCACCACCAAGTCCACCATATATAGTTGGAAGGAAATTGTTGTGGTTTCCTTGGCGAGTAACTACCATGCTGTGATGGTAAGCTGTTGTAAAGATATGTTCGACATGACCTGCTGATTGACCAACCAAATGAATGAGAATATCCTGGAATAGGCCTGCTAGATCGAGGCTCATAAACATTTGGGGTAGGAGTATATAATTGTCGAGGGGGGAGGAACTTCAACAGAGGGATGAGAAAGTGGTGGGCGAATGCCAGATGGATAAGTTTGGGGAGGTCCATACAGCGTTTCTTCGGAGTGATGACTCAATTGTGGCTGGGGTAGGGATGTGTTAATTGCAGAGAATGGGGGATGCAGATGAGGAGGTGAATGTGGCAGAGAGTGAGGTTCAGGAGTGTTGGTGCTGCGGCGGAGGTGGTTGAGAGTAATGTGGTTGAGAAGGTGGTGGCTGATGTTGGTGTTGTGGTGGAGGTGGCTGATGTTGGTGTTGTGGTGGAGGTGGCTGATTTATATGTTGTGGTGGAGGTGAGAGAAGCTGATGCTGGTGCTGCTGGGGAGTTGGAGGTACTTGATACTGCTGTTGGGGAGACTGGTCAGATGGAGGAAAGGAAGATTCTTGCCGAGGAACACAAGTAGTTTGGTTTTGTGAGTACTGGTTAGGAAACTGAACATGAAACTCTTAAGTTTTgttgtggtggtggtggtggagcaTTGGGTGGAGGGAGGCTTGGAGGTGGCAGTGTAAGAAAAACTGTTGAGAACTGCTGGTTAGCAGATGCAACTGACTGGGTCAGTTCAGCATGTGCAAGGTTTTGGCTTTCGACTTTTTCCGAATTTGGAGACTGCAGATTAGCAACTGGTAGTTCACCTACTCTTGCTTGTTCATCACTTATCACCTGTACACCAGTTTGCACCTGCAGACATATTACAATAACCATAAAGAGTTGCATAAAATTAATCAAGAATTTTTTAACATGCAAAAAGGAAAGGGTTAGGCCAAGCTCACCCACAAGACACTTTTCACTTAGATATCATGTAATAAATTGAAATTGTAATGTACCCTTAACGCAAAGGAGAACCAACTCTCCAATtcatttgattatttttttaaaaaattgattttcagaataaGGCAAGATTGGATGAAAAATATCTTTGATTAATTTCATGTATGTGTAATAGTAAGTAAACGTTCTTTGCATAGTTTGAAATAAGTACACAATCGAGAAAGTGAACAAAAGTATACTCTATATTGCATAAGTTAATGTCATTTATGATTTAACATATCAATTCAGTAAAATTAAGTCCACTAACATGGCCAAATGAATATAAAGCTGAAAAAGAAATGAACATGTTGTCTCCAAGATTAGGTGTCATCGAATAAGTTGATGATAAACCTACCTATTGCCACTTAAAAGTGTACATAAAAAGGAAAAGAAGTACCTCTCTAATAATATTGCCCATTTGTCTCAGTTTCTCATCGATGATCCCAAGGCTGTTCCCAACAGACTCCTTCAAATCATCCATGGAATTTTCAAGCTTACGAGTCCTTGTTCCCAGTTTACCAAGGACAACCAGTGTTGTGTTATATCCAACCTTCTGTTTGGTTAAGGAACTCTTGATAGATTTAAAGATGGCTTGTATTATCTTGTCAATCCTTCATCACTTGCTGCTCCCAAGACTTAATTGAATGATTCATCATGTAATCTAGTTATTCCTTTATCCAAACAATTAACAACTTGTAATGTTTCTTATTATCCCAATAATATATTGATCTTTGGCATAAAAGATTTGACCACATGTCTGTTGCTCGATTACAATGCTTGCCTTTTATTGCACAAAATAGACTCATAACACTGTGTCCAATAGCCAAGCAAACTAGAGCTGTGTTTCCATCTGTCGAGAGACACAATTCCCCACATAGTTTCCATCTTGCCCACATGGACATATAGGTCATTATCGCACTGCCAATAACGAAGGTGCTAAGTATTTTCTTACATTGTTCGATGATTTTTCGAGATGTTCATGGGTGTTCTTGATACAGTTTAAGTCAGACACTCTTGAAAAAATATGTTCTTAATATTCATCCATTAATGGATTCAGATTGCACGATCTGTGTACACATTAACTAGTTCATGCACTGGGGACGATTTATTTTACTTTCAGACTCTGAGGAGGGACTGCCATTTTCAACCTCGTTGGACTCACCTCAGATAAATTGTATCATTGTATCCAAGAATCTGGGAGAGGAAGGACGAGATGAGACAAAATCTTAggttttagaaaaaaataattgcTGCCTGCCCCCTCAAACCTGAGAACCTTTGGGTTTAGAAAAAATTATTCCTAagaatttcaaaaaatttcagGTTTGCGAGGGCAGGCAGCAGCAACCCCAACCTCGCTCGCTGCTGGATCTGCCTCTGGGGAGATCCTATGAAGAGCCATGATTTCTACAACCAAGTAAGAATGGTCAGCAGAGGCAATTGTAGGGGAATTTGATTCAGACATACAGAAGAATAAAATTGTCTGATCATGGATACTCAATTCTTCCATTATCATCTCCATATTGAACTTTAACACCGTAGTTCCAAAAGTTTCATCCATCACGAACGTGTTACCAGCGTGATGCATCGCATTCTCTGCAGCCTAGAAAttcatatttcatttcaataaaTCCACACCAAGCTACAGTTTCGTTCTTGGATTGTCGATAATAAAAGATAAAACCAACCTCAAAATCTTGGTTTCTTTGAAACAAAACATCGTTCAAACGTTACCAACCTATGCCAGCATTTTCGTCCACGAATAGAGCATGATGTTGCAAGGGCCCTCGCCAAACGCTGCCAGAAGCACTC
The sequence above is a segment of the Primulina tabacum isolate GXHZ01 chromosome 6, ASM2559414v2, whole genome shotgun sequence genome. Coding sequences within it:
- the LOC142549856 gene encoding uncharacterized protein LOC142549856, with the translated sequence MDDLKESVGNSLGIIDEKLRQMGNIIREVQTGVQVISDEQARVGELPVANLQSPNSEKVESQNLAHAELTQSVASANQQFSTVFLTLPPPSLPPPNAPPPPPQQNLRVSCSVS